The Streptomyces liliiviolaceus sequence ACTCCGGGTCGGCATCCTCACGACGGTCGCGGTCGGGCTCTTCGGCCAGATCGTGGTCATTCCGACGACGGCGGCCGATGAGGTCGAGCGTTTCCCGCCGTACGCCCCCTTCGCCACGCCCTATGTGACGCTGGCGATCATCGGCGTCGCCTGTGTCCAGGTCGCCCTCTTCGCGGTGTGGATGCTGCTCGACATGATCCAGCGCGACGCGATCTTCACGGCGCTGGCCTTCCGCTGGGTCGACATCGTCATCGAAGCCTCGGTCGTGGCGACGCTCTTGGCCGGCGGAGTCGCCGTTCATATCCTCCTGGCCGACATTCCCTCTCCGGACGACGGCATGGAACTGCTCGGAGTCCTGGGGGCCACGGTCACGGCCGTCGCCGTGGGAGCGGCGTTCGCGATGCTCACCGTCATCATGCGGGGGCTCCTGCGCAAGGCGACGGACCTGGAGACCGAGATCGCAGCGGTCGTCTGATGGCAATCATCGTCGACCTCGACGTCCAGTTGGCCCGGCACAATCTGTCGGTCGGTGAGTTCGCCGCCGCCGTCGGCATCACGCCCGCGAACATCGCCGTGCTCAAGAACGGCCGCGCGAAGGCGGTGCGGTTCACGACCCTCGACGCGATCTGCCGCACGCTCGACTGCCAGCCCGGTGATGTGCTCCGTTGGGTGCCCGACGACGACACGGACGATCAGATGTGATCCGCGCCGGTCCGCGCGAACGCGAACCTTGTGCGTTCCCCGTGCGTTGTCCTTGAAGGCCGCTCCCTGTCGGCCGGACCGCGTTCGGTCGGAGCCGGGTGAGGAGGGCAGGCCATGGCAGAGCGGGTTCGCGCGACCTCGTCCCCCGCCGGACACCGGGCTCCCGTCACCGGCGTACTGCTGGCGGCGCTGTTCACCCTCCTCGGCGTACTCGGCCTGCAGGGCAACCCCGCCGCGGCCTCCAACGACGCACTGACATCGGCCACGGCCGCCGCACACCACAGCCAGGAACCCGGACCGGCTCCCGCATCGACATCGACATCGGCTCCGGCTCCGGCTCCGGCTCCGGCGAAAGCGCAGGCCGACACCCGCACCGGCGTCGACGGCTCCTGCACCACAACCTGCGGTCAGCCGCCCCGCGCGGGCCGGGTCACCGCGGGCGAATGGCACGCGCCGCCTCCCGGCGGGGTGTCGGCCCCGCCCGGTCTCGTGGTCCCGCTGCCGGAACCAGGGCTGTCACCGCCGACCGCACTGGGCGCCTTCGCCCCCTCGCAGCACACCACTCAGCACAGCGGGCGCGGCCCGCCGCCTCCAGCCGGCATCTGACGTCACCCAGTCGACAGTCGATCTCCACCGCGCCCCTTTCCGGGGTGCGGTATGCCTGTTGGAGGCACCCTTGACGCGCGCCATCCGCGTGCGGGCGTTCTTCGCCCTGACCGTTCTCGCCCTGTCGCTCTACATCACCCTGACCGTCCCGGTCCGCCTCGGGCTCGACCTGCGCGGCGGAACCCAGATCGTCCTGGAGACCCGCGACTCCCCCACCGCCGAAGCCGACTCCGAGGCCACCGACCGCACTCTGGAGGTACTGCGCCGGCGCATCGACGCGCTCGGCGTCTCCGAGCCCACCATCGCCCGTTCCGGGGACAACCGGATCATCGTCGAGCTGCCCGGGGTCCAGGACCCGCGCGAAGCCGCGGACGTCCTCGGCCGCACCGCCCAACTGACCTTCCACCCCGTCCTCGGCACGGATCCAGGCACGAAAACCGACGCGAAGACCGGCACAGGTTCCGGCACGGTCGACTCCGACGAGTCCGGTCACCCCGTGCGGCTCGGCCCGTCCGCGCTCACGGGCGCGGACGTCGACAGCGCGGAGGCGCGTATCGATCCGCAGACCGGCGCCGGTTGGTTCGTCGGCATCGAGTTCAGGGGTGCGGGCGACGCCTGGGCCGAGCTGACCGGCAAGGCAGCGTGCCATCCGGCCGGCGACCCGGCCCGCCGCGTGGCCATCGTCCTGGACGACGAGGTCATCTCCTCCCCGCAGGTCAACTCGTCCGTGGCCTGTCGTACGGGCATCGCCGGCGGGTCCACCCAGATCACCGGTTCGTTCAGCCGGGAGGAAGCCCGCGAACTGGGCCTGCTCATCAACGGCGGGGCCCTGCCGGTACCGGTCGAGACCGTCGAACAGCGCACCGTCGGCCCCACCCTGGGCGCCGCGGCCATCGAGGCCAGCGCTTGGGCCGCCGCCATCGGCACGGCGCTGACCTCGCTGTTCATCATCGCCGTCTACCGCCTCCTCGGAGCCCTCGCCGCCGTGGCCCTGGCCTGTTACGGGGTCGTCTCCTACGCGGCCCTGGTCGCGCTCGGCGCCACGCTCACGCTCCCGGGGCTCGCGGGGTTCGTCCTGGCCATCGGTATGGCCGTGGACGCAAACGTGCTCGTCTTCGAACGGGCCCGTGAGGAGTACGCGGCGCGCCGCAAGGGCCTGCGCTCGGCCCTGACCGCGGGATTCCGCAATGCCTTCAGTGCCATCGCCGACTCCAACATCACGACGCTCATCGCCGCCGGACTGCTCTTCCTCCTCGCTTCCGGACCGGTGCGGGGCTTCGGCGTCACTCTGGGCATCGGCGTCCTCGCCTCGATGCTCAGCGCCCTGGTCATCACCCGGGTCCTCGCCGACCACGCGGTCGCCCGGCGATCCGTACGACGCCGTCCGCACCTCACCGGCATCGCGGACACCGGGAAGGTCCGCGACTGGCTCACCCGCCGCGACCCGGACCTGATGCGGCACGGGCGCACCTGGCTGGCGGGATCCGCCGTCGCCCTCGTCCTGGCCACCTCGGGCATCGCGGTCAGGGGGCTGGACTTCGGCGTCGAGTTCACCGGCGGACGGCTCATGGAGTACTCCGCCTCCGCCCCGGTCGACGCCGACCGCGCCCGGGAGGCCCTGGCCGACGCGGGTATGCCCGGTGCCGTCGTGCAGACCTCCGGCGACGGCGATCTCAGCGTACGCACCGATCAGCTGACCAATGCCGAGGCGGCGAAGGTGGACAAGGCGGTCGGCGAGCTGGCGGGCGGTGCCGAGAAGGTCCGTGACGAGCTGATCGGTCCCAGCCTCGGGGACGAGCTACGCCGTGGGGCCCTCATCGCCCTCGCCACGGCCCTGGCCGCGCAACTGCTGTATCTCGCGGTCCGCTTCCGGTGGGCCTTCGGGGCGTCCGCGGTCGCGGCGATGGTCCACGACACCCTGATCCTCATCGGTGTCTTCGCCTGGCTCGGCAAACCGGTCGACGGAGTCTTCCTCGCCGCACTGCTGACGGTGATCGGTTACTCGGTCAACGACTCGGTCGTCGTCTTCGACCGCATCAGAGAACTGTCGGCCGCCAACCGGACCGACGGCCCCGACAGCCCCGACGGAAAACGAAAGAAGGTCCCCTTCCCCGTGCTCGCCAACACGGCGATCCTGCAGACCCTCCCCCGGACCGTCAACACCGGCATGGGAGCCGTGTTCATCCTCGCCGCCCTCACCCTGCTGGGCGGCGACTCCCTGACCGACTTCGCGCTCGCCCTGCTCATCGGCATCGTCGTCGGCACGTACTCCTCGATGTTCACGGCCGCGCCGCTGGCCATCGAACTCCACGGCCGTGACAGCCCGCCGCCCGGCGCACGAAAACAGGGCTCGCGGTAGGAGCCGGGGCGAGCGGTGCCACTGCTATCGTCCTGGCCCACCGAAACGGGCGGGCGGGACGAAGGAGTACTGCACCATGCGAGTCCTCTTGGTCGGAGCAGGGGGCGTCGGCACCGCGATCACCAGGATCGCGGCCCGCCGCCCCTTCTTCGAGCACATGGTGGTCGCCGACTACGACCTCGCGCGGGCGCAGGCGGCGGTCACGGCACTCGGTGAGGACGGGCACCGGTTCGCGGCGGTGCGGCTCGACGCCTCGGACACCGACGGCGTACGGGGCGCGCTCGCCGAGCACCGCTGCGATGTCCTGCTCAACGCCACCGATCCGCGTTTCGTGCTGTCGCTCTTCGACGCGGCGCTCGCCCGGGGCGCCCACTACCTGGACATGGCGATGTCCCTCTCCCGGCCCCACCCGACGCGCCCCTACGAGGAGTGCGGCGTCAAGCTGGGCGACGCGCAGTTCGAGCGGTCCGCCGAGTGGGAGGCGGCGGACCGGCTCGCGCTGGTCGGCATGGGCGTGGAGCCAGGCCTGTCCGACGTGTTCGCCCGCTACGCCGCCGACGTCCTCTTCGACGAGATCGAGGAGATCGGCGTCCGCGACGGCGCGAACCTGGTCGTGGACGGCCACGACTTCGCCCCGTCCTTCAGCATCTGGACGACGATCGAGGAGTGCCTCAACCCGCCGGTCGTCTACGAGGCGGACCGGGGCTGGTTCACCACACCGCCGTTCAGCGAGCCGGAGGTCTTCGACTTCCCGGAGGGCATCGGTCCGGTGGAGTGCGTCAACGTCGAGCACGAGGAAGTCCTGCTGATCCCCAGGTGGTTGAAGGCCGGGCGGGTCACCTTCAAGTACGGTCTCGGCGACGAGTTCATCGGTGTCCTGCGGACCCTGCACAAGCTGGGCCTGGACCGCACCGAGCCGGTCACCGTGGACGGTGGAGGGGGCAGGGTCGCGGTCTCCCCGCGGGACGTCGTCGCCGCCTGCCTCCCCGATCCGGCCGGCCTCGGCGACAGCATGCACGGCAAGACGTGCGCCGGTACGTGGGTCAGGGGCACCAAGGACGGCCGGTCACGGGAGGTCTACCTCTACCACGTGGTCGACAACCAGTGGTCGATGCGTGAGTACGGCTCCCAGGCCGTGGTCTGGCAGACCGCCGTCAACCCCGTGGCGGCCCTCGAACTCATCGCGTCCGGCGCCTGGCACGGCAGCGGAGTGCTCGGCCCCGAGGCGATGCCTCCCCGGCCGTTCCTCGACCTGCTCACGGAGTACGGGTCGCCGTGGGGCATGCGGGAGGAGAACCCACCTGCGAGCGGACCCGTGTCCGGACCGAAATCTCCGTGAAGCCTGGCCGGCTCGACGTCACACGCCCCGTTCGGCTTCCCGGGCCGCCCGTTCCAGTCGGCTCCGGTACTCCTCCCACCACGCCGTATCGCCCGGCGCCACACTGCCGTTGGTCTTGTCCATCCCGACCGAGCCGTCCATGAGTTCGCGGACGATGTCGGCATGGCCGGCGTGCCGGTGTGTGTCGGCGATCACGCGTACGACGGCGTGGTGCAGGGTCACCTCGTTCCGCTCACTCGGCCACCACGGCACCCGGCCGACCGTGTCCAGGGCGAGCGCGTCGATCGTTGCGTCCGCGTGCGCCCAGGCCCTGCGGTAGAGGCCCACGATGTGCTCGCGTGACTCGTCTGCGGTGGCCCACATGTCCGCATTGGCCTCGGCGCCGTCCTCCAGCCAGGGCTGCGCCTCGCCGGACGGCCGTCCGAAGGTGTCGCCGAGGTAGCCCAGCTCCACCCCGGCCGTGTGTTTGACGAGGCCCAGGAGGTTGGTTCCGGTCGGTGTCGACGGGCGGCGGATGTCGTACTCCGAGAGCCCTTCGAGCTTCCACAGCAGGGCATCGCGGGCGGACTGCAGGTAGAAGCGCAGGTCGGCCTTGGGAGCGGCCTCGGGATCGGTCTCGTGGCCGGTGCGGGGATCCGATGTGTTCATGGGGTCGAGTCTCCCGCGCGCACGATGATCGCGGACAGTCCGAACTCGAAGCGCTCGTCGAAGGACCGCGCGTCGAGGTGGTGGAGGACGCGGTGGAGGGCGGGGTGCGCCGTCCTGGAAACCGCCTTCGCCAGACCGTCGTTCAGGGGGGCGGGGGGTGCCGCCTGTTCCTCCTGGGTGAGGCCGAGGGCGAGATAGATGATCGTCCACGTGGTCCAGGCGGCGTCCCGGTCGTCGAGACCGCCGTCCAGCAGCGCGGTCACCAGTGCTTCGGCGAAGGCCAGGGTGTGGGGTTCGGCGGCGTAGGTGCCGACCACGAGCGCCGCGCCGTCGCGGTGGGCGAGCAGGGCGCGGCGGTAGCGGCGGGCGAGTTCGCGCACGCGTTCGTCCCAGTCGGCCGGCAGCCCGTCGAGCGGGGCCTCGCCGATGACGGCGTCCGCCATCAGCTCCAGCATCCGGGCCTTGGTCTTCACATGCCAGAGCACGGTGTTCATGCGTACGCCGAGCCGGTCGGCGACGGCCCGGGTGGACAGGGCGTCCAGGCCCTTCTCGTCCAGCAGTTCCAGCGCGGCCCGGATCACCGTCGCGGGGTCCAGCCGGGGGGCGCGGCCCTCACTCGTTTGCCTATTGGTCATTGACCTAGTTTACTGCGGACACGCTGTTGGTCAGTGACCTAGGAGAGTGCATGGAACAGCAGGTTGTCATTGCCGGTGGTGGTCCGGTCGGGCTGTGGCTGGCCGCCGAACTGCGGCGCGGCGGGGTCTCCGTCACCGTCGTCGAGGAGCGGACCGACATCGATCAGCGCTCCAAGGCGCTCACCGTCCATCCCCGGACCATCGAGATCCTCGCGTCGCGCGAGGTGCACAAGCCCTTCCTCGCGGAGGGCCTGCGGATACCGGGCGGGCATTTCGCCTCGCTCGACCGACGGCTCGACTTCACGGTGCTGGACACCCCGTTCCCGTACACCCTCGCGCTGCCCCAGGCCCGTACCGAGGAACTGCTGGAGGAGCACGCGCTCGCGCTGGGCGCCACGGTCGTGCGCGGGCACCGCGTCAGCGGGTTCACCGAGGACGCGGGGTCGGTGACCGTGCGGGTGCAGGGGCCCGACGGGCCGTACGGGCTGCGGGCGGCGTATCTCGTCGGGTGCGACGGCACCCGCAGTACCGTGCGCACCGCCGCCGGCATCGACTTCCCCGGTACGCCCTCCACGGTGCTGGGCTGGCTCGGCGACGTGGTGCTCGACCATCCGCCACGCCCCGGGTTCGGCCTCTTCGGACCCCGGGGCGGGCTGATGGTCGCGCCGCTGCCCGGCGGGCGGCATCGTCTCGTCGGGATCAGCCCCGACAGCCTCACCACCGAGTCGCCGCAGGACCTCACCCTGGAGGAGCTGCGGGCCAAGGTCGTCGCCATCACCGGTGAGGACTACGGGATGCGCGACCCGGTGTGGCTCTCCCGTTTCGGCAACGCCACCCGGCTGGCCGCGGAGTACCGGCGCGGCCGGGTCCTGCTCGCCGGGGACGCCGCCCACCAGCACTTCCCGACCGGGGGCGTCGGTATGAACGTCGGCATCCAGGACGCGCACAACCTCGGCTGGAAGCTCGCCGCGGTTCTCGGCGGCCGGGCCCCCGACGGTCTGCTCGACAGCTACCACGCCGAGCGCCACCCCGTCGGCGCCCAGCTGATGGAGCACAGTCGGGCCCAGACCGCCCTGATGACCGGCTTCACTCCCGAGGGCCTCGATCTGCGGTCGTTCCTCAGCGGAATGATCGCCACGCAGCCGGACTTCGGCAGGGCCCTGGCCGAACGCCTCACCGCGCTCGCCGTCAGCTACCCGCCACCGGACGCGACGGCCCACCCTCTGACCGGCGGTCGCGCCCCCGACCTGGCCTTCACCGACTCCGGGCGCGGCCTGCACGGGCGGTCGCGCGCGGACGGCTACCTGCTCCTCGACCTGACGGGCGACGCACCCGTACCCGGTCAGGGCGTCCGGCCGGAAGGTGTCCTCGCGGACCGGGAACGACCGGGGCTCACCGTGCTCGCCGGGGCCCTCGACCGGCCCCCGGCCGACTGGGCCGCGGTGCGTGCCGCCCTGATCCGCCCCGACGGCCATGTCGCCTGGGTCGGTACGGACCGGGACGACACCGCGCTGGCCGCCGCCGCGGACCGGGCGCTCGCCCTCACGCACAGGGCCGCGGCCGACTGACCGCGCCCCGCACAGGACACGGGGCGGTACGGTCAGTCGCCCACGTACGCCGCAAGGTGTTCGCCCGTGAGGGTGGAGCGGGCGGCGACCAGGTCGGCCGGGGTGCCTTCGAAGACGATCCGGCCGCCGTCGTGGCCCGCGCCGGGGCCCAGGTCGATGATCCAGTCGGCGTGCGCCATGACCGCCTGGTGGTGCTCGACGACGATGACGGACTTGCCGGAGTCGACGAGCCGGTCGAGAAGGCCGAGCAGTTGCTCGACATCGGCGAGGTGCAGGCCGGTGGTCGGCTCGTCGAGGACGTACACCCCGCCCTTGTCGCCCATGTGGGTGGCCAGCTTGAGCCGCTGACGCTCGCCGCCGGAGAGCGTCGTGAGCGGCTGGCCCAGGCTGAGGTAGCCGAGTCCTACGTCGGCGAGGCGTTCGAGGATGCGGTGCGCGGCCGGGATGCCCGCCTCGCCCTCGCCGAAGAACTCCACGGCCTCGGTCACCGACATCGCGAGCACCTCGCTGATGTCACGGCCGCCGAGATGGTACTTCAGGACCGCGGCCTGGAACCGCCTCCCCTCGCACTCCTCGCAGGGAGTGGCGACCCCGGCCATCATCGCCAGATCGGTGTAGACGACGCCCACACCGTTGCAGGTGGGGCACGCACCCTCGGAGTTGGCACTGAACAGGGCCGGCTTCACATCGTTGGCCTTGGCGAACGCCTTGCGGATCGAATCGAGCATTCCGGTGTACGTCGCCGGGTTGCTGCGCCTGGAGCCGCGGATGGCGCTCTGGTCGATCGAGACCACGCCCTCGTCGTCGTGGATCGATCCATGGACGAGCGAGCTCTTTCCGGAGCCCGCGACGCCGGTGACGACGGTGAGCACCCCGAGGGGGATGTCGACGTCGACGCCTTGCAGGTTGTGTGCCGTCGCGCCGCGGATCTCCAGCGAGCCGGTGGGCTTGCGCGGCGTCTGCTTGCAGGTGGCCCGGTCGTCGAGGTGGCGGCCGGTGACCGTGCCGCCGGCCCGCAGCCCCTCGACCGTGCCCTCGAAGCAGACGGTGCCGCCCGCCGTGCCCGCACCGGGGCCGAGGTCGACGACGTGGTCGGCGATGGCGATCGTCTGCGGCTTGTGCTCCACGACGAGCACGGTGTTGCCCTTGTCCCGCAGCCGCAGCAGCAGGTCGTTCATCCGCTGGATGTCATGGGGGTGCAGGCCGATGGTGGGCTCGTCGAAGACGTACGTGATGTCGGTGAGCGAGGAGCCGAGGTGGCGGATCATCTTGACGCGCTGCGCCTCGCCGCCCGACAGCGTGCCCGCGGGCCGGTCGAGCGAGAGATAGCCGAGACCGATCTCCACGAACGAGTCGAGGGCCTGCTGCAGCGCGGCGAGCAGCGGGGCCACCGACGGCTCGTCGAGTCCGCGGACCCATTCGGTCAGGTCGCGGATCTCCATCGCGCAGGCGTCCGCGATGGAGACCTTGCCGATCTTCGACGAGCGGGCCCCTTCGCTGAGCCGGGTGCCGTCGCACTCGGGGCAGGTGGCGAAGGTGACCGCCCGCTCCACGAACGCCCGGATGTGCGGCTGCATCGACTCCTTGTCCTTGGACAGGAACGACTTCTGGATCTTCGGGATCAGTCCTTCGTAGGTGAGGTTGACGCCGTTGACCTTGACCTTGACGGGCTCTCCGTAGAGGAAGTCCTGCAACTGCTTCTTGGTGTACTCGCGGATCGGCTTGTCCGGGTCGACGAAGCCGGACTGGGCGTAGACCTGCACGGTCCACTGGCTGTCCGACTTCCAGCCGGGGATGGTGAACGCGCCCTCGGAGAGGGA is a genomic window containing:
- a CDS encoding FAD-dependent monooxygenase; this encodes MEQQVVIAGGGPVGLWLAAELRRGGVSVTVVEERTDIDQRSKALTVHPRTIEILASREVHKPFLAEGLRIPGGHFASLDRRLDFTVLDTPFPYTLALPQARTEELLEEHALALGATVVRGHRVSGFTEDAGSVTVRVQGPDGPYGLRAAYLVGCDGTRSTVRTAAGIDFPGTPSTVLGWLGDVVLDHPPRPGFGLFGPRGGLMVAPLPGGRHRLVGISPDSLTTESPQDLTLEELRAKVVAITGEDYGMRDPVWLSRFGNATRLAAEYRRGRVLLAGDAAHQHFPTGGVGMNVGIQDAHNLGWKLAAVLGGRAPDGLLDSYHAERHPVGAQLMEHSRAQTALMTGFTPEGLDLRSFLSGMIATQPDFGRALAERLTALAVSYPPPDATAHPLTGGRAPDLAFTDSGRGLHGRSRADGYLLLDLTGDAPVPGQGVRPEGVLADRERPGLTVLAGALDRPPADWAAVRAALIRPDGHVAWVGTDRDDTALAAAADRALALTHRAAAD
- a CDS encoding DinB family protein yields the protein MNTSDPRTGHETDPEAAPKADLRFYLQSARDALLWKLEGLSEYDIRRPSTPTGTNLLGLVKHTAGVELGYLGDTFGRPSGEAQPWLEDGAEANADMWATADESREHIVGLYRRAWAHADATIDALALDTVGRVPWWPSERNEVTLHHAVVRVIADTHRHAGHADIVRELMDGSVGMDKTNGSVAPGDTAWWEEYRSRLERAAREAERGV
- the secD gene encoding protein translocase subunit SecD yields the protein MTRAIRVRAFFALTVLALSLYITLTVPVRLGLDLRGGTQIVLETRDSPTAEADSEATDRTLEVLRRRIDALGVSEPTIARSGDNRIIVELPGVQDPREAADVLGRTAQLTFHPVLGTDPGTKTDAKTGTGSGTVDSDESGHPVRLGPSALTGADVDSAEARIDPQTGAGWFVGIEFRGAGDAWAELTGKAACHPAGDPARRVAIVLDDEVISSPQVNSSVACRTGIAGGSTQITGSFSREEARELGLLINGGALPVPVETVEQRTVGPTLGAAAIEASAWAAAIGTALTSLFIIAVYRLLGALAAVALACYGVVSYAALVALGATLTLPGLAGFVLAIGMAVDANVLVFERAREEYAARRKGLRSALTAGFRNAFSAIADSNITTLIAAGLLFLLASGPVRGFGVTLGIGVLASMLSALVITRVLADHAVARRSVRRRPHLTGIADTGKVRDWLTRRDPDLMRHGRTWLAGSAVALVLATSGIAVRGLDFGVEFTGGRLMEYSASAPVDADRAREALADAGMPGAVVQTSGDGDLSVRTDQLTNAEAAKVDKAVGELAGGAEKVRDELIGPSLGDELRRGALIALATALAAQLLYLAVRFRWAFGASAVAAMVHDTLILIGVFAWLGKPVDGVFLAALLTVIGYSVNDSVVVFDRIRELSAANRTDGPDSPDGKRKKVPFPVLANTAILQTLPRTVNTGMGAVFILAALTLLGGDSLTDFALALLIGIVVGTYSSMFTAAPLAIELHGRDSPPPGARKQGSR
- a CDS encoding saccharopine dehydrogenase family protein; the encoded protein is MRVLLVGAGGVGTAITRIAARRPFFEHMVVADYDLARAQAAVTALGEDGHRFAAVRLDASDTDGVRGALAEHRCDVLLNATDPRFVLSLFDAALARGAHYLDMAMSLSRPHPTRPYEECGVKLGDAQFERSAEWEAADRLALVGMGVEPGLSDVFARYAADVLFDEIEEIGVRDGANLVVDGHDFAPSFSIWTTIEECLNPPVVYEADRGWFTTPPFSEPEVFDFPEGIGPVECVNVEHEEVLLIPRWLKAGRVTFKYGLGDEFIGVLRTLHKLGLDRTEPVTVDGGGGRVAVSPRDVVAACLPDPAGLGDSMHGKTCAGTWVRGTKDGRSREVYLYHVVDNQWSMREYGSQAVVWQTAVNPVAALELIASGAWHGSGVLGPEAMPPRPFLDLLTEYGSPWGMREENPPASGPVSGPKSP
- a CDS encoding DUF2975 domain-containing protein — its product is MHQLFIAVLRVGILTTVAVGLFGQIVVIPTTAADEVERFPPYAPFATPYVTLAIIGVACVQVALFAVWMLLDMIQRDAIFTALAFRWVDIVIEASVVATLLAGGVAVHILLADIPSPDDGMELLGVLGATVTAVAVGAAFAMLTVIMRGLLRKATDLETEIAAVV
- a CDS encoding TetR/AcrR family transcriptional regulator C-terminal domain-containing protein codes for the protein MTNRQTSEGRAPRLDPATVIRAALELLDEKGLDALSTRAVADRLGVRMNTVLWHVKTKARMLELMADAVIGEAPLDGLPADWDERVRELARRYRRALLAHRDGAALVVGTYAAEPHTLAFAEALVTALLDGGLDDRDAAWTTWTIIYLALGLTQEEQAAPPAPLNDGLAKAVSRTAHPALHRVLHHLDARSFDERFEFGLSAIIVRAGDSTP
- a CDS encoding ATP-binding cassette domain-containing protein, which translates into the protein MSMAPRTDTQSSAPHAADSHDLIRVHGARENNLKDVSIEIPKRRLTVFTGVSGSGKSSLVFNTIAAESQRMINETYSAFLQGFMPTLARPEVDVLDGLTTVITVDQQRMGSDPRSTVGTATDANAMLRILFSRLGTPHIGPPSAYSFNTASVRASGAITVERGARKTVKATFNRTGGMCTRCEGRGSVSDIDLSQLYDDSKSLSEGAFTIPGWKSDSQWTVQVYAQSGFVDPDKPIREYTKKQLQDFLYGEPVKVKVNGVNLTYEGLIPKIQKSFLSKDKESMQPHIRAFVERAVTFATCPECDGTRLSEGARSSKIGKVSIADACAMEIRDLTEWVRGLDEPSVAPLLAALQQALDSFVEIGLGYLSLDRPAGTLSGGEAQRVKMIRHLGSSLTDITYVFDEPTIGLHPHDIQRMNDLLLRLRDKGNTVLVVEHKPQTIAIADHVVDLGPGAGTAGGTVCFEGTVEGLRAGGTVTGRHLDDRATCKQTPRKPTGSLEIRGATAHNLQGVDVDIPLGVLTVVTGVAGSGKSSLVHGSIHDDEGVVSIDQSAIRGSRRSNPATYTGMLDSIRKAFAKANDVKPALFSANSEGACPTCNGVGVVYTDLAMMAGVATPCEECEGRRFQAAVLKYHLGGRDISEVLAMSVTEAVEFFGEGEAGIPAAHRILERLADVGLGYLSLGQPLTTLSGGERQRLKLATHMGDKGGVYVLDEPTTGLHLADVEQLLGLLDRLVDSGKSVIVVEHHQAVMAHADWIIDLGPGAGHDGGRIVFEGTPADLVAARSTLTGEHLAAYVGD
- a CDS encoding helix-turn-helix domain-containing protein; this translates as MAIIVDLDVQLARHNLSVGEFAAAVGITPANIAVLKNGRAKAVRFTTLDAICRTLDCQPGDVLRWVPDDDTDDQM